Genomic segment of Arachis hypogaea cultivar Tifrunner chromosome 11, arahy.Tifrunner.gnm2.J5K5, whole genome shotgun sequence:
gtgAGAGCTATTCTAATGGGAGTTGGATCTAGTGAACCAATTGCATGAGGTATTAAGACTGGTCAAACTGGCTTACAGTAGTGAGGATCAAGTTGTATGGAAATTTGATAAACAAGGGGTCTTTTCTACTAAATTTTTTATGCAGGTACTACAGGAGGACAACCTTCAAGAGGATATAACAAGCTACAACTTTACAAggacaatttgaaaaggtttagTCCCACCAATAGTTGAACTGTTTGTCTGGTTTGTATTGACTGGTAGGGTTAATACGAAGGAGAGGCTGAGTCGATTGGGAGTCATCCACCAGGAAGATATTCTATGTGTGTTTTGTAACAAGAGTATTGAATATGTTCACCACTTGTTCCTTGGCTGTGATTTTTCTTGGCAGGTTTGGTGTGCTTGGTTAGCATTCGTTAGAAGGCAATGGTCATGCCCGGGGACGCTGAAGGAACATTTTATAAGTTGGACTGAGATATCAGCTAGCAAGGAGGAGCACAAGAGGTGGTTGATGGATTTTTGTGCGATTATCTGAAACATCTGGCTAGAAAGGAATAGAAGGATTTTTCAGAACAAAGAAAAAGGGGTTGTTGAGGTCATCCATATGTCCTTCATGAACTATCAGGAGTGGTTAGGTGTAGAtcctttttgttgttgatggcaatgccggagatgacaatGGAATAAACAGTAGTCTTACTTGGAGTTGGATAGCTTAGTTTATGGTTTACTTGGTTCGTTTGTTATTGTACGCTCGACTTGATGTGTTGAGcttctttcttaaaaaaaaaaggaagatatCGACAACATCGTGTCTCTAACCTTCTAACCTACTCTCTACAACTTTGTTCAAGTAATTCCTAAACTCAGAAGATAAAAAATACTTCTGAACAAAAAAACATTAGAAATTGAAGATCTGTTCTTTAACCaacattttcaaagttttcaaaaaatgtcTAACCAATTCAAAATCATTCAAATAgtcatatataattaaaatttaaaatcattaacTAACTAATAACAACTATAAACTAACAAATAAGAACCATGGACCATAATTTatacaaattacaaataataatCTATAACCGTAAATCTATAAATTGAAATAGGCATAGGCTAATAGCaataatttgtttaaaaaaattacataaaacagGAGCGTGGCTATACTACTGATGTAGAAGCAAAAGTAGCGAAAAAGAATGGATGaacgaaaaagaataaaaaagtcaATTTTCACTAAGAAGAAGGAGGCGCAGTGGCGAATAACTGTACACATCCCGTGCGAACAGAGATGACGAGTACAAAGAAATAGAGAATGGAGTTGGTAATGATAGTGAAACGACAAATTGTTGTAGAAGCTTGCTCTGGAAAGAGAAGAGTAACAAGGGAGGATGAGAGAGTAGATGTGGGAATGGCAGCACCGTGATGAACGCCGGTAGAAACGTACGAATTCAACGGCCAAATAAAAGTGACAAAGGATAAAAGAAAGAGTGGAAGTGAAAACGACGCATAATTCACTTGCCCACTCTCTCGCGAGTTTGAACGAATTTGTCCGAATCTATCCTGGTACGGCCAAATCTATCCACAAACGAAGTTGAGTCCGAATCAACTTCATCACCTAGAAATATAAATTTCTGAGTTTGACAACAATACTTAGAAGTATTTACAATATTTGCATTATTTGATTCTCCAAATGTATTGTGAGATATCTAACAAAGTTTAAGAGCTTGCATGTATATATATTAGAATTAAAGAAAGACCAAAATTTAAATATCACCGTACATTCGTACATATTTAtgtagaatataaaataaaacatttttacaattaaaattgtTATTcatatactaaaatcagtcattagtatatttatgtataaatatatatgtagtttaatttatttttaatgtgcatttatattcaaatatatattttattctaataactaattttaatagttaaatttGATGTACACGTAAGATAGACATTTCACCATCCATATGTGATCTTGATATATTCAAATAAGGAAAATTACATCAATCAACTTTTAGTTAATTAGCATGAGTTAACTTTTTTTGGAGTTTatactttaaaatataaaatttataatttataatttataattttaaatttaaaataaatacaatattttttaaaaaattaattaatattaattaaaaaaattgattcccTAACATTACTCTTGGAATAATAAGCCTCATCAACAACACGGTtacttaaaatacaaaataatggaGAAAGCTAAGACTACATCGATAAAAAAGAACAACCCTTCATAAATTTCAAACACGTTTCACTTAACCAAACAATGCGGATGAAGCAAACTTGCAAGTTCCAATGAAGTTTTTttaaagcttttttttttaatctggatTCTATTGTTTACGTTTTTTGGGGTTGGTATCTGGGTTCTATAGTTTTGTGAATAGATTGTTGGACTTGGTTACGACTTACGAGGGCTCCCCTTGGAATCCAAAACAGAAAAAGAGATAAAGAAGTCCCCTAATTCTCTCTTCAGTTACGTTGTGCAATATCGTAATCATTTACCTTGGCCTTTTTTAAGTTCCTAATATGATGCTCAGCAATTTAGGATCCATCTAACACGAATTTTACTTTGAAGAACGTTTTAATATCAACATGGTAAATAGACGCACACAAGAAAAATTGTCCCTTGTGGGGCTCACACGGCATGGTAGCAAGACCAAGCAGAGTAATTGGGTCCATCCTAAAGAACCATACATACATGCCAGCAAAGAAAATAGCAGAAATTATAGGCGCATCATCAGGAATAATGCTACATTCATGTCCATCAAGATTCTTGGTAGAAACTACTATGAGCTTTTACTTAATAAGTCAAAGTTCATCATTCAATCTCTTGCTTGTTCTCTGGAAAAAGATGCATTTTTCCATTTAAAATTTGGTTAGAATCATTGATGATGCTTGTTCCTACTTCCCATGTGTTTATTTTTACTTAAAACGGTGCTAGTTGCCACAATATCTTCCAATTACCATCAAAATGTTTCTTTGCAGCCATTGATAATgaattaaacacattatatatCAAGATAATGCATGACATGATTCCAAATAACAAATACTGATTGCTATGGCAAAAGAGAAAACATAATGTTTTGGTTTTACAGAAAAGTATCAGCAGGACACAAATTTCGCCATGCATGCTGTCTGCTATAACTCTAGCATGATTACAACTGATCAAAGgacaaatatatttattttcaaCAAATCTGAAAAAGTGGAAGCTGCAAGAGGAAACAAGTGAATGGAATTTGATTCACTCTGTGTGTCAGATAGTCAACGAAGCAGCAGCTGTTGTTGGTCTTCATTATCAAGGCTTACAATGTGGATGGTAGATGAAAAAAGAGCATTAAGATTGGGAGGGGAATCTACTTTAATCACTGGCTCATTAACCAAGCCTCTTCTGAATTCCTCATCTGCCTTTTCAACACCCTTTGATCTTAAGAAACTGTTCAGATAATCCACCAACTTGAGCATCTGATTATGCTTGTCTTCAAGGGAGATTCTTGCATCAGCCAGCTTCATCTGAATACTTTCTTGGCGCCACAGATCGGCCATTTCAAACATGCTCCTCTCTTGTTCAAATTCCTCCTGAATTTTCATGAAATCGCTTTGTAATCGCTCGACTTTAGCCTTGTCTTCTCCAATCTGCATAGCCAATTCATTGCAAACTTGCTCAATCAATTCTCTTTGTTTTCTCTCCTCATCATAGCGTATCCTAATTTGATTAACGCATAGGTTGGCCTTGGCAAGCTCATGTACCAGTCTCGCATTCATCTTCTCCATCCTCTCTCTACTTCTCCTTTCCCTTCCCAACTTCTCCTCTAATTCACCTGCCAATTGTTGCAATTTCTTCTTAGACGATTTGTTTTCGGCTTTCAGGTTATCGATGCAGCTTTGAGCTCGAAGCATCTCTGATAGCAAAGCAGAGACAACAGAGTCACTCGTTGCTTTTCTTTCTTCAACAATCTTAGCAGCCACCTTATTCGACTTTCTCAAACCCCAATTATCTTCCTTCATAACATGCTTGTATCAATTGAAGTAATTGAGTAGAGATATATAGGATAAATCTAAGGAAAGTAATTAGGAATCGAATTCGAATAGCATAATACCTTGCAGTCAAGACCAGAAACCTCGAGAAAGCAGAAGTGCCATAACGCTGCGGCGAGCTTCCTGGCAGAGAGGTCGGGTTTTGGGGAGCGGTGGCGGAAGGTGACGGGAGAAGCATTGGCTTTAGCATGATGTATATTGCATGACCATCTTCCGAAGAGTGAGTTTTCGTGTTTCCGGCGGCGAGGGATCGCCGGAGTGTGGGTCCCGCCGAAGGAGTTCATTTCATTTTATGTGAgtgaaaatgaaaaaagaataaGTGGCAGGTGCTTGGAATCTGAAGAGTTTATGAAAGGTTTTAAAAGTTAAACAGAGTAGCACCATTTTACCTGCTTTTAAGACACCCTCCCCCTCAAAAGACGTTATTATATTAGATGGAAAATTTAATACAAGAGGTTATATGTGATGCGGACATAATATAAACTCGCCAAAACTGAGTGTGACATATAATTGACTGCATTAAAATCCAGGATCATATGTTAGAACATAATGATGAATCAACCTAACATGAATAACCACTTAACCACTCACTTGAAAGTAATGTATAGATCAAGTGTATCAGCGGCGTTTTATGGTTGTGCCACTCCTTTCAATTTATTGCTACTTTCAGAATTTATTAATTACTATTTAACTTTGGTATTTTGTTACTCTAAATTGTAAAACCAATGTTATTAGttcattagaatttattatttttgatcaTCACTTATCCATTAATTCAATTCCTTTAGTCTAATTCtattagtctaataatttaacaacatattttatttcacacttttaaatattaatagttaactgatgaataaaaacaataaatttttatagtcGTCTAGAATTACttgaattttaatttatgcaCTAAATTAACGAAGATATATAGTAAAGAGTCGTGACAAGTGTACAGAAATTTCTGCATTAACTTATTATATGTGTAACTATATGCGTAACGTTGTTTTTGCACGTTCTTTTCTTAAATGCGGGATTTTCCCCTTAATTAAAACTTGCGTGCATGCATGATGCATCAGCAATTCAGCATAGTTGAATTCAATTGTAGTACTCAATAATCATGCAGGTTGGCTTGACATTGATCCACTGCTACCTCTTTCTCTTTGTTTGATTATTCCAAGTTCCAACATTAATGTATGACTGAATGACACTTGCATTAAAACAGAACAACATACAAAGGTACTTTCAACCATTCATCTCTCACTTTTATGAATAATTGTCTCCTAAAATTTTAACACACGTAAAAATATATttagaataacagaaattaaTATTCATGTAGTaaactagtaaaaataataaGTACAATAATTTAGTATCCATAATTTGTTCCCTCAATTTCCCCTTTATAATTTCAATAGTTAGttctattataataattatttcacAATTTATACTAAGttgtctttttttaaataatacaatGCTTTAATTTTTCTAAGGTACGATGtgcttgtttaaaaaaaaaaaaattcagttatttgtaaatgaataattttttaatttatatttaatagaagtgccaaaaacaaaatacaaacaaattattctctcattttaaaaataagaGTTTAACTAGgaaatttatttcttttagtcAATatctactatttttttaaaattctaaaatttaaactctaaattataatattaaatttttaaaaaataaaaataaaaaaaagtaattctATAGTAAACAATTGATCAATATTTTCTATGTTAATTGTAACTTAAGGTATTGTTTGGATGGAAGATgaaaaatgagagaaaagaaaatgaaaagaaaaaaaaaatgagaagaaaaaaattttttttttatgttgtttagATAAtgaagagaaaatgagtgaaaaaaaggagaaaaaaatcaTAACCAAGtgaaattacattaatactcttcatttttcttttgtttttaatgttAACACCATAGATAAATTGGTAATTTgacttttattttagaattaccAACTGTTTTTATCGCAAGTTTGGAAAGAAAATTTAGGGTGGACCCCACACCACtgtttttccttttcttccaatTTTCATTCTCATCCAATCTAGGAGTGTGTATGGCTCGACCCGACTCGAAGATCCGGTCCGGCTCCGAATATTTTAGGGGctattttggtgtgattttacCGAGTTTAGGGTcgagtaagggtctcaaaaatagacccggtcattatttcggatcGGGTCTGGgacatagctcgggtcacccgaagtcggcccggtgacccggtcatcatacacaattaatattttgtgttattagtaatagatgatggctattcttatgtggaatttaagtattgtaaaccttaatattttgtgttattagttattataagactataagttaatgttttatgtttaaatgcataagattttagactaatgtataatattgtgttatttatattgatttaaatatttggtgttattagacaatattagtattgattatggttatgctttaattttagagaagagttggttcttgttatatttttctaagtgaattttaccatgtcaaataatggttagagtcttgaaaatttggatattttcacatgctagcttataaaAAGGTATCAAGGTAACGTAATGTTAATGGctcggtttttacccggtataatcgtggcccgaaagtatATAGGTTTCATCGGATTTAGGGCTGGATTtgggtctaataaataggcccGTATATATTTCGGGCCGGATCTGAATCACATCAAATCCgatttcacccgacccatgtacAACCCTAATCCAatcaatgaaaaataattttttttttctgttttccttctttgcattttctttctttttaatttccattaaTCCAAACAATGCGAAAGAGTAGGATAGGAGAGAAGCGATAATTCCTTAAACTAAAAGATAAggaaaatgattaaaaattatgGAATTAATCAAAGGAAATGGGAAAGATAATTATCCCAGTCAAGATACCATTCGGCTATGCTCTTTCACACACTGACACACTCAGTTGTTCCCTAGTCCTAGTCCTCCTTAAAGGCGCCACAGTTCACACAAAATCCCCATTAAAATAACAACTCATCAAAATTAATTGATTGTTCCCACATGGCTGATTTGGCTAGAATGACTATAACTTCTTCGGTCAACAAATTGAGGCCCCTCTTCTAGCAGTCTTCTTCTGTGGCTGCTCCATGCAAATAGATATGCACGTGCACGCATATATATAACATAGATAGATATTAGACTAGTTCTAAGTTCTTACAACAACATAACAGAGCGAGCCACCAcatgtaataataatatattcaaTCATATTAACCAATTCCGTTAAATAAAAGTCAACATTTTATCATCACCATTTCTATCTCTTCATGCCACGCACCCTATAAATATCAAACTTTCCACCTCACAAATATTTCATTCCATCATAACTTGGATATCATCAGGGTTAAATAACAGATCAAAGCACATAGAGAGAGGTTCATTATcttaatcaatcaatcaatcatatttctataaagtTAACGTAAACAGTTACATATATACACAAACTAGAGAGAGCCCTCAATTATCCTATCTTATCTATGGGGAATTATTGCTGCAATGCAACATCGAGATCAACGGAATGGGGAGGCGAGGATTGGAGTGATTTGAACCCTAAGAAGATGAATACGGTGAACATAAAGAGGAGATCAAAGAAGGTGTTTGATGAAGGTCAAGTGTTGAGTATTGGAAGAGCCGAGAAGGAGAAGCTGTTTCGTGAGTTGGGAGCAACTATATGTAAcgataacaacaataacaatggtaGCAGGATCAAGATTAGGATCTCCAAGAAAGACTTGGCTAAATTGTTGGGTGATGATACGTCTACTACTATACAAGAACACAATAAAGGGAAGTTGCAGCATCGATCTTCTGCAGAACAAGTTCTTCTGAGGCTGTTAAAGGCTCGTGATGATTCTCTTCACATAAACACACCATGGAAGCCTCAGCTTGAGAGTATTCCTGAGGAGAGATAGTATGCTTTAcatctttttttctttgttttttttcgtGTACAAAATAACAATTAAGAAATGGAAAAGTACAGgcagacaatgaaaatattaaataatgtgaataatagatatatcgaatgtttattttactaggtgtacggatggttattttaatattaagatttaggtgggtaatttagaagtgtagtgtgtttttatttgattggtggttgttcatgttgttcaaaatagtcattgtttacctagcacTCCCTTTAAGAAATTAAACAACTGCATTTTTCataacttatgtattttcatgtAAGATAGAGATAAAAAAATGGTTGTAAATTTGAGACAATGTAATtgtattagttattaattatcaaTAATGCCGCAAGTGAAGtgatctttaattttctttcatcaTGTGTTCAACCAGCTGATGCAAAAATCTAGAAGCCGTCAAAATTAGCCAATGTTATTATATCTTTAAAGTAATGTTTATGTGTATGTGTATATGCTGCGTATACAAGCCGCTGTTAACTACTTAACTATATATATCCGGATTGAGATTAGAGAAAAGAGACCATATCAAAGATGTTCCGTGCACTACTATACCATTATTATTTAATGTTGGGGTATGAAGGCAAGACAGGAACATTCCTTTTCAGaacttattatatgtatatttggGGATCCATCTTACTATCTATATTAGTGTACTGGCATCAATATGGAAGAGAGGAGGATAATATAATACATATGTATAATGGTATTGTCCCTTTCATTAGTTTGATTTTGGTATACTGTTGTTGTGTGAGGACTAGAACTCTATACATTAGTAACTGAGTCAAGTCAAACGACCCACTATAGTAAAAGCATTGAACGAGAAATATCGACACATGATGTATAAGAATTTGACCATATGCCGTGTCCCTGTATACTCAAATTTCAATTTACTTGcgtaatattttaaagaaaagtataagtaaacaacaatttttttaaacaatgtgTGAATACTGTGATTCTGTTCTAAGTGCACATATTAATGAAGAATGCTTTTCGAGCagtagaatttattgtttttgatcGATAGTTAATCAGTAAAgtttaaaagtataaattaaaaatatgttattgaattgttaaattgaattaatagttaaaatgctgataaaaaataatatattctaccttaaatttttttccatattattaataccaattaaaaaaatgtgcataaaaaatataaaatttaaagagtaaagtatcgtttttgttcccaacgtttggggtaagtcctatttgtgtccctaatgtttaaatcgtcctatttgtatccttaacgtttataagtgattcaatgttatcttactatcaattatactaacaaatcagattatatttttcgattattctcacttggatgtattcattctcaattaggtttcacttgaatgtgttcgattttaatattatacccactatttgtgtttagattcaattatgtatgtaaatgttgtaggaattagtttcaacgtttgatgagctatttttcggagtagatcattgATTCTAtctcagacatttgtattctaacttcaagaagagatttttaaaactcaaactaaagcgctcatgatgtgtaattgacg
This window contains:
- the LOC112724092 gene encoding uncharacterized protein, coding for MGNYCCNATSRSTEWGGEDWSDLNPKKMNTVNIKRRSKKVFDEGQVLSIGRAEKEKLFRELGATICNDNNNNNGSRIKIRISKKDLAKLLGDDTSTTIQEHNKGKLQHRSSAEQVLLRLLKARDDSLHINTPWKPQLESIPEER
- the LOC112722930 gene encoding uncharacterized protein isoform X1 produces the protein MNSFGGTHTPAIPRRRKHENSLFGRWSCNIHHAKANASPVTFRHRSPKPDLSARKLAAALWHFCFLEVSGLDCKHVMKEDNWGLRKSNKVAAKIVEERKATSDSVVSALLSEMLRAQSCIDNLKAENKSSKKKLQQLAGELEEKLGRERRSRERMEKMNARLVHELAKANLCVNQIRIRYDEERKQRELIEQVCNELAMQIGEDKAKVERLQSDFMKIQEEFEQERSMFEMADLWRQESIQMKLADARISLEDKHNQMLKLVDYLNSFLRSKGVEKADEEFRRGLVNEPVIKVDSPPNLNALFSSTIHIVSLDNEDQQQLLLR
- the LOC112722930 gene encoding uncharacterized protein isoform X2, with the protein product MNSFGGTHTPAIPRRRKHENSLFGRWSCNIHHAKANASPVTFRHRSPKPDLSARKLAAALWHFCFLEVSGLDCKEDNWGLRKSNKVAAKIVEERKATSDSVVSALLSEMLRAQSCIDNLKAENKSSKKKLQQLAGELEEKLGRERRSRERMEKMNARLVHELAKANLCVNQIRIRYDEERKQRELIEQVCNELAMQIGEDKAKVERLQSDFMKIQEEFEQERSMFEMADLWRQESIQMKLADARISLEDKHNQMLKLVDYLNSFLRSKGVEKADEEFRRGLVNEPVIKVDSPPNLNALFSSTIHIVSLDNEDQQQLLLR